In one window of Zhongshania aliphaticivorans DNA:
- a CDS encoding MBL fold metallo-hydrolase: MLVAGVLDTLLAGVHRIVAPNPSVMTGPGTNTYLLGNKRITVLDPGPAIPVHIEAIEAGVAQLGGVIERIVTTHTHPDHSPGAAALQARFKVPVIGAEIADDGHQDTSFAPTHGLSHDDCFDVDGGVLRAIHTPGHVGNHFCFFHEPSGTMFTGDHIMQGSTVVIIPPAGDMADYIASLRLLLNYPLKFLAPGHGTLIETPVEEVEGLIAHRQSREDKVWAALKDVQRGDLDALVRVAYQDVDEAIHPIAKLSLWAHLLKLEKESSAKQDNGQWELIS; the protein is encoded by the coding sequence ATGTTGGTCGCTGGAGTTTTAGATACCCTCTTGGCGGGGGTGCATCGTATTGTTGCCCCTAATCCCAGTGTGATGACGGGACCGGGCACAAATACTTATTTATTGGGTAATAAACGGATTACCGTACTCGACCCTGGGCCGGCTATTCCTGTACATATTGAGGCTATAGAAGCGGGGGTGGCGCAATTGGGTGGTGTGATTGAGCGCATAGTAACCACTCACACACATCCAGATCACTCTCCGGGGGCAGCGGCCTTACAGGCGCGTTTCAAGGTGCCTGTAATCGGAGCTGAAATAGCGGATGATGGGCATCAAGATACTAGCTTTGCACCAACTCACGGACTGAGCCACGACGACTGTTTTGATGTTGACGGTGGCGTGTTACGTGCCATCCATACACCGGGTCATGTTGGCAATCACTTCTGTTTTTTTCATGAGCCCAGCGGCACGATGTTTACCGGTGATCATATAATGCAGGGGTCCACTGTGGTCATTATTCCGCCGGCAGGGGATATGGCTGACTACATTGCGTCATTACGCTTATTATTAAATTATCCTCTGAAGTTTCTCGCTCCCGGCCACGGCACCTTAATTGAGACACCGGTTGAGGAGGTGGAGGGCTTAATTGCCCATCGGCAATCTAGAGAAGATAAGGTGTGGGCCGCGCTTAAAGACGTTCAGCGCGGCGACCTTGATGCACTTGTGCGGGTGGCCTATCAAGATGTTGATGAGGCTATTCACCCCATTGCCAAGTTATCGCTGTGGGCGCATTTACTAAAGTTAGAGAAAGAGTCCTCTGCAAAGCAAGACAATGGTCAGTGGGAGTTGATCTCTTAA
- a CDS encoding AsmA family protein — MGRALKYAIITIVSVVLVAVLAAASLAFWIDPNIFKDDIEALAAEQGLTLKLEGDLAWQVWPNIQIVINGASVAPKDDAEIMRFEQAQLSVALMPLLNKDIIVQGISLVGVKASLSVDENGKGNWTSIGKQDSNTPETPTPADTGSQPLQLAIAKLALSNSQIIYSNKQTGQHIELDGLSLSGSDIQLNSQAFPLELESDIRFTDSQQSVEASIHLNSLITVNSDFNDIVIDDSTLNLSLEQKNELATLSVNSELNVGAELKLGDTVVWRLPKLSLIDTDIRYAGSDGSDIEISALSLNGSVIPGGEVSTITLSTGIRYSATTQAPIDTQLKLNSGLRIDEDLNAVNVSDLKLTAQVGNETMTLNGGANATLSPLGYQTTLTLLPSNLKKVANTLGVELPAMAEPNALSKVGAEVTISGDDKRINVSKLRTTLDSSIISGNASVGLGDSQAIKLALNIDNINLDHYLPPVEESKQETTTKQAETPSPAGDTEVPIPRELLNSLDVDAKVQIGALTANQLPFTDLLLQLNTKNGVSSISPLSGSVYDSPFTLDAQLDSRPTEARMLMKGSSKQLPLGKVLKDAAAIEQLSGISDVSFNLNTSGNTVAGLKKQLNGNIELSAQELRLSNMNIEKAFCQLVAKFQQETFDATDWPMFSDLKDTTTKITIKDGVAKIETLSSGVTKLVLSGNGKINLNDDSFDVVISTRLAQADQNEMACKINNEKLLNRDIPIRCKAAFDSVGATSCLPDFRVIEDIAKEKAKEKINEKAKELIDKKMGGENGEAAKQLFNQFFNK; from the coding sequence ATGGGCCGCGCCTTAAAATACGCCATCATTACTATTGTCAGCGTTGTTCTTGTTGCCGTACTCGCTGCGGCATCACTGGCATTTTGGATAGACCCCAATATTTTTAAAGATGACATTGAGGCACTTGCCGCCGAGCAAGGACTTACGCTGAAACTCGAGGGCGACCTAGCATGGCAAGTCTGGCCCAATATTCAAATAGTCATTAACGGCGCCAGTGTCGCACCCAAAGACGACGCTGAGATTATGCGCTTTGAACAAGCCCAATTATCAGTCGCATTAATGCCGTTACTGAACAAGGATATTATTGTTCAGGGTATTAGTCTGGTGGGCGTTAAGGCCTCACTCAGCGTCGACGAGAACGGAAAAGGAAACTGGACAAGTATTGGCAAGCAAGACAGCAACACACCAGAAACACCAACGCCGGCTGACACCGGCAGCCAACCCCTGCAGCTAGCCATTGCCAAATTAGCCCTAAGCAACAGCCAAATTATTTACTCAAACAAGCAAACTGGACAGCACATCGAACTAGACGGTTTGTCGCTTAGCGGCTCAGATATTCAACTTAATAGCCAGGCCTTTCCCCTAGAGCTAGAAAGCGACATACGGTTTACTGACTCACAGCAATCCGTCGAGGCGAGTATTCACCTCAACAGTCTCATTACCGTCAATAGCGATTTCAACGATATTGTTATTGATGACAGCACGCTAAACCTAAGCCTTGAGCAAAAAAATGAACTCGCCACGCTATCGGTAAATAGCGAATTAAACGTGGGCGCCGAACTAAAACTGGGCGACACCGTCGTATGGCGCCTACCAAAGCTGAGCTTGATTGACACCGACATTCGCTATGCAGGTAGCGATGGAAGTGACATTGAGATTAGCGCTTTGAGTCTGAATGGCAGTGTCATTCCTGGTGGCGAAGTCAGCACCATCACCTTAAGTACCGGCATCCGTTATAGCGCCACCACACAAGCTCCCATCGACACCCAGCTTAAGCTAAACAGTGGTTTACGCATTGATGAGGATTTAAATGCCGTTAACGTCAGCGATCTAAAACTAACAGCCCAAGTGGGCAATGAAACAATGACCCTAAACGGCGGCGCCAATGCCACCTTGAGTCCGCTTGGCTACCAAACCACATTAACGCTGCTGCCAAGCAATCTTAAAAAAGTGGCGAATACCCTTGGTGTAGAATTACCTGCTATGGCCGAGCCCAACGCCCTGAGTAAAGTAGGTGCTGAGGTCACGATTAGTGGCGATGACAAGCGCATCAACGTCTCCAAGCTGCGAACAACACTAGATAGCAGCATCATTAGCGGTAATGCAAGTGTCGGCTTAGGAGATAGCCAAGCAATCAAACTGGCGTTGAACATCGACAACATCAATCTTGATCACTACCTGCCCCCTGTAGAAGAAAGCAAACAAGAGACTACAACTAAACAAGCTGAAACTCCTTCACCAGCGGGAGACACAGAAGTCCCAATACCTAGAGAACTTTTAAACAGTTTAGATGTAGATGCCAAAGTACAAATTGGCGCGCTAACCGCAAATCAGCTTCCCTTTACAGACCTATTACTGCAACTGAATACTAAAAATGGTGTTAGCTCAATCAGCCCTCTCAGCGGCTCGGTGTACGACAGCCCGTTTACCCTTGATGCCCAGCTCGACAGCAGACCAACAGAAGCGCGGATGTTAATGAAGGGCAGCAGCAAACAACTCCCCCTTGGAAAAGTACTCAAAGACGCGGCGGCAATTGAGCAGCTATCAGGGATTAGCGATGTTAGTTTTAATTTAAACACGAGCGGCAATACCGTGGCCGGCTTAAAAAAACAACTCAATGGCAATATAGAGCTAAGCGCACAGGAGCTTCGCCTTAGTAATATGAATATTGAAAAAGCCTTTTGTCAGTTGGTAGCTAAGTTTCAGCAGGAAACCTTTGACGCGACAGACTGGCCGATGTTTAGTGATTTAAAAGACACCACAACAAAAATCACTATTAAAGATGGCGTCGCCAAAATTGAAACATTAAGCTCCGGCGTTACCAAGCTCGTATTAAGCGGCAACGGTAAGATCAATTTGAATGACGACAGTTTTGACGTGGTTATAAGCACACGCCTTGCTCAGGCTGATCAAAATGAGATGGCCTGTAAAATCAACAACGAAAAACTACTCAACCGCGACATCCCCATTCGTTGCAAAGCCGCTTTCGACAGCGTTGGCGCAACGAGTTGTCTGCCAGATTTTCGGGTGATTGAAGATATTGCCAAAGAAAAAGCGAAAGAGAAAATCAACGAAAAGGCAAAAGAACTCATTGATAAAAAAATGGGGGGTGAAAACGGCGAGGCAGCCAAACAGCTATTCAATCAATTTTTTAATAAATAA
- a CDS encoding methylated-DNA--[protein]-cysteine S-methyltransferase → MNSTIEQQHNYQRVASAIAFLSEHQQAQPSLSALAAHVGVSESHLQRIFTEWAGVSPKQFLQFLTKQSAKRLLRTSTVMDSALACGLSGSGRLHDLMIKTERVTPGEYRNRGEGLQIYYGCCPSAFGGCFIAVNKRGVCKLAFFDTAEDEAGLLTELASEWSAAELVRDNEKAAQWYQAMFAPKPDKERQEITVLLKGSEFQMKVWEALLAIPVGEVCSYQQLAGAMGSPSSTRAVASAIARNNIAYLIPCHRVIRGTGEFSQYRWGARRKQAMLLWESGDGYRT, encoded by the coding sequence ATGAACTCGACAATAGAACAACAACATAATTATCAGCGAGTCGCTAGTGCTATTGCTTTTTTGAGTGAGCATCAGCAAGCCCAGCCCAGTTTGTCGGCGTTAGCTGCCCATGTTGGGGTGAGTGAAAGCCATTTGCAGCGCATATTTACTGAATGGGCCGGGGTGTCGCCAAAACAGTTTTTGCAGTTTCTCACTAAACAAAGTGCGAAACGCTTGTTGCGAACGAGTACAGTGATGGACAGCGCACTTGCGTGTGGTCTGAGCGGTAGCGGCCGACTGCACGATTTAATGATTAAGACTGAGCGAGTTACCCCCGGCGAATATCGCAATAGGGGTGAGGGCTTGCAGATCTATTATGGGTGTTGCCCATCCGCTTTTGGTGGCTGTTTCATTGCTGTAAATAAGCGTGGCGTGTGTAAATTAGCTTTCTTTGATACTGCAGAAGATGAGGCAGGCTTACTTACCGAGCTGGCGAGCGAATGGTCAGCAGCAGAGTTAGTCAGGGATAACGAAAAAGCGGCGCAGTGGTATCAAGCTATGTTTGCGCCAAAACCAGATAAAGAGCGTCAAGAAATCACCGTGCTGCTCAAGGGCAGCGAATTTCAAATGAAGGTCTGGGAGGCCTTATTGGCTATTCCGGTAGGCGAGGTTTGCTCGTATCAACAGCTGGCTGGGGCGATGGGTTCACCCTCGTCAACGCGGGCAGTCGCCTCTGCCATTGCGCGTAATAATATCGCGTACTTGATTCCCTGCCATCGCGTCATACGAGGTACGGGTGAGTTTAGTCAGTATCGTTGGGGGGCGAGGCGAAAGCAGGCGATGCTTTTGTGGGAGAGTGGGGATGGTTATCGCACTTAA
- a CDS encoding FadD3 family acyl-CoA ligase gives MLLEPATSFPDMPLTLPRLFGWAAQQFGDKAAIGEQTGNISYTELNDARRQAAKAFYAIGVRHGDRVAIWAPNSAEWIVAAAGLQSVGAILVPLNTRLQESEAADILHRAGVTVLVTTAEFRRAAPKLVDKLTSVNHCILLPASSEPSAIKEEISWADFLALAEQTDNAQFIAIERAVNPHDSADMLFTSGTTGKAKGVLCSHEQNIRVFQTWSATVGLRSDDNYLIINPFFHSFGYKAGWLAAIICGATILPMAKFDKQSVMEAIQRDKVTMLPGAPSLYEMLLADDSRHNYDLSSLRLGVTGAASVPVQLVRDMRSELGFETVVTAYGLTESTGVVTICRPDDDAEIIASTSGRAIDGVDVKCADPNTGIEVERGCEGEVWVRGYNVMQAYFDMPEATADAITADGWLKTGDIGVMDAQGYLRITDRLKDMYIMNGENVYPAEVEKVLYGLSGVAQVAVIGVPKVPQGEVGMAFVVRKPDSKLDVDSVRTFCGSQLASYKVPYYVEFVDALPLNASGKVVKTELKTIAADRLNS, from the coding sequence ATGTTATTGGAACCAGCCACTTCATTTCCTGATATGCCCCTCACGTTACCGCGTTTGTTTGGTTGGGCTGCCCAGCAATTTGGCGATAAGGCCGCAATTGGTGAGCAGACTGGAAATATCTCGTATACCGAATTAAATGATGCCCGACGGCAGGCCGCCAAGGCATTTTATGCCATTGGTGTACGTCACGGTGATCGTGTTGCTATCTGGGCGCCAAATAGCGCCGAGTGGATCGTCGCGGCGGCAGGGTTGCAATCGGTGGGTGCCATACTGGTTCCCTTAAATACCCGATTACAAGAAAGCGAAGCAGCGGATATTTTGCATAGAGCGGGCGTCACTGTGTTAGTGACCACCGCTGAGTTTAGGCGTGCAGCGCCAAAATTGGTTGATAAGCTGACATCTGTGAATCACTGTATTTTGTTACCGGCATCATCCGAGCCAAGCGCTATTAAAGAGGAAATAAGCTGGGCGGATTTTCTTGCGCTGGCTGAGCAAACTGACAATGCTCAGTTCATTGCCATCGAGCGGGCAGTAAACCCCCATGATAGTGCCGATATGTTGTTTACCTCAGGTACGACGGGCAAAGCCAAGGGCGTGTTATGCAGTCACGAGCAAAATATACGGGTATTTCAAACTTGGAGCGCGACGGTGGGGCTGCGCAGCGACGACAATTATTTAATCATTAATCCTTTTTTCCACTCATTTGGTTACAAAGCGGGTTGGCTGGCGGCCATTATTTGTGGCGCCACTATTCTGCCTATGGCGAAATTCGACAAGCAATCAGTGATGGAGGCCATTCAGCGCGACAAAGTCACCATGCTGCCGGGTGCGCCGTCTTTGTATGAGATGTTGTTGGCTGATGACAGCCGCCATAATTATGACTTGTCCAGTTTGCGTTTAGGTGTGACCGGTGCCGCATCGGTGCCGGTACAGTTGGTGCGCGATATGCGCAGTGAACTTGGTTTTGAAACGGTTGTGACCGCCTATGGCCTTACTGAATCTACCGGCGTGGTGACAATATGTCGGCCTGATGACGATGCAGAAATTATTGCCTCTACCTCTGGTCGTGCTATCGATGGCGTAGACGTAAAATGCGCCGACCCCAACACCGGCATCGAAGTTGAACGTGGCTGCGAAGGCGAAGTTTGGGTGCGGGGTTACAATGTCATGCAAGCTTATTTTGATATGCCCGAAGCCACCGCAGACGCTATTACCGCCGATGGCTGGTTAAAAACGGGTGACATCGGCGTGATGGATGCGCAAGGATATTTGCGCATCACTGATCGCTTAAAAGATATGTACATTATGAATGGCGAAAATGTGTATCCCGCCGAAGTTGAAAAAGTCCTTTACGGTTTATCGGGGGTGGCACAAGTCGCGGTGATTGGGGTGCCCAAAGTACCACAGGGCGAGGTGGGCATGGCCTTTGTTGTGCGTAAGCCAGATAGCAAGTTAGACGTTGATAGCGTAAGAACATTTTGTGGTAGTCAGCTTGCCTCATATAAAGTGCCTTATTACGTCGAGTTTGTTGACGCTCTACCTTTAAACGCGTCTGGCAAAGTCGTAAAAACCGAGCTTAAGACAATCGCGGCAGACCGCTTAAACAGTTAA
- a CDS encoding Lrp/AsnC family transcriptional regulator — MTVFSDGDHLRPAPSQHMDEVDHRIVAHLRRDGRMPYKTLANELNLTEATVRSRVKRLEEGDSLRVVAVTDYEAVGYTMMLAVGIQVEGRAADVVAEDLAQFDEVFSVCQVIGTLDIETLAVARDQEHLSELLLRLGEVPGVRKLEPSIALDVLKNQSNWVPFGHAV; from the coding sequence ATGACAGTATTTAGTGACGGTGACCATTTACGTCCCGCACCCTCCCAGCATATGGATGAAGTAGATCATCGCATTGTGGCGCATTTACGTCGCGACGGTCGTATGCCCTATAAAACCTTGGCCAATGAATTAAACCTCACTGAAGCGACGGTGCGATCGCGAGTGAAACGGCTTGAAGAGGGCGACAGCCTGCGCGTGGTTGCCGTGACAGATTATGAGGCCGTGGGTTATACCATGATGTTGGCAGTGGGTATTCAGGTAGAGGGCAGGGCTGCCGATGTGGTGGCTGAAGACTTAGCTCAATTCGACGAGGTATTCTCGGTATGCCAGGTGATTGGCACCCTAGATATTGAAACCCTCGCCGTGGCCCGTGATCAAGAGCATTTATCTGAATTACTGCTGCGCCTTGGCGAGGTGCCGGGGGTAAGAAAATTAGAGCCTTCTATCGCCTTAGACGTGTTAAAAAATCAATCCAATTGGGTGCCATTTGGGCATGCCGTATAA
- a CDS encoding Lrp/AsnC family transcriptional regulator, whose product MAKKLLDEQDRNILDGLAKDARISNRKIAADLGITEGTVRSRIKRMENEGQVRITAMTNIARLRNPTLAYIWVEVERSAQCDDVAKQLAEVPEIGFVGKMLGRFDILAITLVQDNAELARFLHSKITGLSGVRRTECSLGVNFVKHDYRMSRIVDA is encoded by the coding sequence GTGGCAAAAAAACTATTAGATGAGCAAGACCGCAATATTTTAGATGGCTTGGCCAAAGACGCCCGCATCAGTAATCGCAAAATTGCCGCCGATTTAGGTATTACCGAAGGCACCGTGCGCAGCCGAATCAAGCGTATGGAAAATGAAGGTCAGGTGCGTATTACCGCCATGACCAATATTGCTCGCCTGCGCAATCCCACGCTGGCGTATATTTGGGTTGAAGTAGAGCGCAGCGCTCAATGCGACGACGTTGCCAAGCAGCTAGCCGAGGTGCCAGAAATTGGCTTTGTGGGCAAAATGCTGGGCCGTTTTGACATATTGGCCATCACCCTAGTGCAGGATAATGCGGAATTAGCGCGGTTTTTACACAGTAAAATTACTGGTTTGAGCGGTGTGCGTCGTACTGAGTGTTCACTGGGCGTGAATTTTGTAAAACATGATTACCGAATGAGTCGTATTGTTGATGCTTAA
- a CDS encoding RDD family protein codes for MESTTQSTVQPVEYAGFWIRVLASIIDTFLFGLILIPIIALSFGDAQWTSVEGNGMHMSTMSFETLQVPGNINLLLNYILPAIAVLVFWIYKSATPGKMVLKLRIVNAKTGEKPSVAQWLIRYIAYYLSAMVFMLGFIWVGLDRRKQGWHDKLANTVVISTKDKEPVHFGG; via the coding sequence ATGGAAAGCACCACGCAGAGCACCGTACAGCCAGTTGAATACGCCGGATTTTGGATCAGGGTACTGGCGTCTATCATCGATACTTTTCTATTTGGCTTGATCCTGATCCCCATCATTGCCCTGAGCTTTGGTGATGCCCAGTGGACCAGTGTCGAGGGCAACGGCATGCACATGTCCACCATGTCATTTGAAACCCTGCAAGTTCCCGGCAATATCAACCTGTTGCTCAACTACATCTTACCCGCCATCGCGGTACTGGTGTTTTGGATATATAAATCCGCAACCCCCGGGAAAATGGTGCTAAAACTCCGCATTGTCAACGCTAAAACCGGCGAAAAACCCAGCGTCGCCCAGTGGTTAATTCGTTACATTGCCTACTACTTGTCGGCAATGGTATTTATGCTCGGCTTTATCTGGGTAGGGCTAGATCGCCGCAAACAAGGCTGGCATGACAAACTGGCGAATACCGTTGTGATCAGCACCAAAGATAAAGAGCCAGTGCACTTTGGTGGGTGA
- a CDS encoding CoA transferase subunit A: MNKQMSLQEIVGQLRDGMTIGIGGWGPRRKPMALIRAILNSDLKDLTIVAYGGADVGMLCAAGKVRKLVFAFVSLDFIPLEPYFRAARQSGSLEVMEIDEGMMLLGLRAAAWGCPFIPTKIGLGTDVIKFNPDIKVIDSPYDEKEWVAMPALKLDAALVHVDRADERGVCQIKAPDHHMDDWFVRAADKTYVSCEEIVDASAFAEPAEARSVFWERNFTTGVALVPGGAHPSSCSPNYGFDIPHFQEYNASAKEGGFAAYFDKYIKDSSEDEYQAKVGGLDAIRQLPQPVY, from the coding sequence GTGAATAAACAGATGAGTTTGCAGGAGATTGTTGGCCAACTCCGCGACGGTATGACCATTGGTATCGGTGGCTGGGGTCCGCGTCGCAAGCCGATGGCTTTGATTCGTGCGATTCTTAATTCCGATCTAAAGGATTTGACTATCGTCGCTTATGGCGGGGCCGATGTTGGCATGCTGTGCGCGGCCGGTAAGGTGCGCAAACTGGTGTTTGCCTTTGTGTCTTTAGACTTTATTCCGCTAGAGCCGTATTTCCGCGCGGCGCGCCAGAGCGGGTCTTTAGAGGTAATGGAAATAGACGAAGGCATGATGCTGCTGGGCTTACGCGCCGCGGCTTGGGGCTGCCCGTTTATTCCCACCAAAATTGGTCTGGGCACCGACGTGATTAAGTTCAACCCTGATATTAAGGTGATTGACAGCCCCTATGACGAAAAAGAGTGGGTGGCCATGCCGGCACTGAAACTCGATGCGGCCTTGGTGCATGTTGATCGCGCCGATGAGCGCGGGGTTTGCCAAATTAAGGCCCCAGATCATCACATGGACGACTGGTTTGTACGCGCGGCGGACAAAACCTATGTCAGCTGTGAAGAAATAGTCGACGCGTCGGCGTTTGCTGAACCCGCCGAGGCGCGTTCGGTATTTTGGGAGCGCAACTTCACCACCGGCGTGGCCTTGGTGCCCGGCGGCGCACATCCTTCGTCGTGCAGCCCCAATTACGGTTTTGATATTCCCCATTTTCAGGAATACAACGCCTCTGCTAAAGAGGGCGGCTTTGCGGCTTACTTCGATAAATACATAAAAGACAGCAGTGAAGATGAGTACCAAGCCAAAGTGGGTGGCCTGGATGCGATTCGTCAGTTGCCGCAGCCCGTTTATTAA
- a CDS encoding CoA-transferase subunit beta: protein MSTPASDYSLAELMICANAAAYEHDGEVLVTGIGVLQRLAASLAMLTTNPGIMMTDSEAWILSTPNPVGKRPADFVQMNENWMGFSRIFDNVWSGRRHLTGGPTQIDRFGQANISAMGGDYNKPKVQMLGVRGFPGNSICHANSYMVPAHGPRVFISGECDVVCTIGYNPERLPKGYSFDEVDLRCVYTNLGVFDFNGPNRQMQIVSLHPGVAVEEVLENTGFEVHVPDSIATTAAPTEEQLAIIRQLDPHNLRSKQIKDNPPGVRG, encoded by the coding sequence ATGAGCACACCTGCAAGCGATTACAGTTTGGCAGAATTAATGATTTGCGCGAATGCGGCTGCGTATGAACACGACGGTGAAGTATTGGTCACCGGTATTGGGGTTTTACAGCGCTTGGCCGCGAGCTTGGCCATGCTGACCACTAATCCCGGCATTATGATGACCGATTCTGAAGCGTGGATCTTGTCGACGCCAAATCCCGTGGGCAAACGTCCAGCTGATTTTGTGCAAATGAATGAAAACTGGATGGGCTTCAGTCGTATCTTTGACAATGTCTGGAGTGGCCGCCGTCACCTGACTGGCGGGCCAACGCAAATTGACCGCTTTGGTCAGGCGAATATTTCAGCCATGGGCGGTGACTACAACAAACCCAAGGTACAAATGCTGGGTGTGCGGGGCTTCCCTGGCAACTCTATTTGTCACGCTAATAGTTATATGGTGCCAGCGCATGGCCCGCGGGTGTTTATTTCTGGCGAGTGCGACGTGGTTTGTACCATTGGTTATAACCCTGAGCGTCTGCCAAAGGGTTACAGCTTTGATGAAGTAGATTTGCGCTGCGTGTACACCAATCTGGGCGTGTTTGATTTTAACGGCCCAAATCGCCAAATGCAGATAGTGAGCTTGCATCCAGGCGTCGCTGTGGAAGAAGTGTTGGAGAACACCGGCTTTGAGGTGCATGTGCCAGACAGCATTGCGACCACTGCTGCGCCGACGGAAGAACAGCTGGCCATTATTCGGCAGCTGGACCCACACAATCTGCGTAGCAAGCAGATAAAAGATAATCCACCGGGTGTGCGCGGCTAA
- a CDS encoding NAD(P)H-dependent flavin oxidoreductase, translating to MSNLLETRITHLLGCRYPVIQTAMGWVADPHLVAGTSNAGGFGFLAGATIPPAQMEADILKVKSMTEANFGVNFHMYQPNAAEIVDLVIKHKVKAVSYSRSPGKDMVAKLKDAGVVCMPTIGLPKHAVKAVEMGADAVTVQGGEGGGHTGSVPTTLLLPQVVDAVGAQVPVLGAGGFKDGRGLVAAMAFGADGIAMGTRFLLTKESPVPEATKQRYLACKNPADIIVSQALDGIQQRMILNRFLTELERAGGLKKLVIALRNGLAFRKFTGASILGLLKSALAMSKDGELTPAQAIMSANAPMIIQKAMVDGRPDDGVLPSGQVAGVIDSLLSCEELISGLVAEAEAQLQRLCTQGTNP from the coding sequence ATGTCGAATCTTTTAGAAACACGCATTACCCACCTTTTAGGCTGCCGCTATCCGGTAATTCAAACCGCGATGGGCTGGGTGGCCGATCCGCACTTGGTGGCGGGTACGAGTAATGCCGGTGGCTTCGGGTTTTTGGCGGGGGCGACGATTCCACCCGCGCAAATGGAAGCCGATATTCTTAAAGTAAAGTCGATGACCGAGGCCAATTTTGGCGTCAACTTTCATATGTATCAGCCTAATGCCGCTGAGATTGTTGATCTGGTGATTAAGCATAAGGTTAAAGCGGTGAGCTATTCGCGCTCGCCAGGCAAAGACATGGTTGCCAAATTAAAAGACGCCGGCGTGGTGTGTATGCCGACCATTGGCTTGCCCAAGCACGCAGTTAAGGCTGTGGAAATGGGCGCAGATGCGGTCACGGTTCAGGGCGGTGAGGGCGGCGGTCATACCGGCTCGGTGCCGACCACTTTGTTGTTGCCCCAAGTGGTGGACGCGGTCGGCGCGCAAGTGCCGGTATTGGGGGCGGGCGGTTTTAAAGACGGCCGTGGTCTTGTTGCCGCCATGGCGTTTGGCGCAGATGGCATAGCCATGGGTACCCGGTTTTTGCTGACCAAAGAAAGTCCGGTGCCAGAGGCGACCAAACAGCGCTATTTAGCCTGTAAAAATCCTGCTGACATTATAGTTTCCCAAGCGTTAGATGGTATTCAACAGCGCATGATTTTAAATCGCTTTTTAACTGAGCTGGAGCGTGCTGGCGGTCTAAAGAAATTAGTCATCGCTCTGCGCAATGGCTTGGCGTTTCGCAAGTTCACCGGCGCCAGTATTTTGGGTTTGTTGAAGTCAGCCTTGGCCATGAGCAAGGACGGCGAGCTGACTCCCGCTCAGGCCATTATGTCGGCCAATGCACCAATGATAATTCAAAAAGCGATGGTCGATGGCCGTCCCGATGACGGCGTATTACCCTCTGGTCAAGTCGCCGGGGTGATCGACAGTTTATTAAGTTGTGAAGAATTGATTAGCGGCCTAGTGGCAGAAGCCGAGGCCCAATTGCAGCGTCTGTGTACGCAGGGGACAAATCCATGA
- a CDS encoding enoyl-CoA hydratase family protein produces the protein MSLPFTSRIESGIAELIFNHPPVNAFNSAGWLAIAAELTALGENPEVRAIIIAAEGRGFCAGVDIKELAANSAMITRVNKGNYDTFKAIHRNPKPVVVAVHGFVLGGGIGISGAADVLVASECATFAVPEVDRGAMGGGAHLQRMFPVQKVRYMYFTGEPIDAQEAYRLGAIEKVVPRDQLLDTARDIARKIAAKSPRMVQLAKEALNGIEDGNLEDKYRWEQGFTQEAYADPDSQEAKDAFVEKRDAKF, from the coding sequence ATGAGTCTGCCATTTACTAGCCGCATTGAGAGCGGTATTGCTGAACTGATTTTTAATCACCCGCCGGTTAATGCCTTTAATAGCGCAGGCTGGTTGGCGATAGCCGCCGAATTGACCGCGCTGGGCGAAAACCCCGAGGTGCGCGCCATTATTATTGCGGCCGAGGGCCGTGGCTTTTGCGCGGGTGTTGATATTAAAGAATTGGCTGCCAATAGCGCGATGATCACCCGAGTGAACAAGGGTAATTACGATACATTTAAAGCGATTCACCGCAACCCTAAGCCGGTTGTGGTGGCGGTGCACGGCTTTGTGCTTGGCGGCGGTATTGGTATCAGCGGCGCAGCGGACGTGTTGGTGGCATCTGAGTGCGCGACCTTTGCGGTACCAGAAGTTGATCGCGGCGCCATGGGTGGCGGTGCTCACCTGCAGCGCATGTTCCCTGTGCAAAAGGTTCGCTATATGTATTTTACCGGTGAGCCAATTGACGCCCAAGAAGCTTACCGTCTTGGCGCAATCGAAAAAGTGGTGCCGCGTGATCAGCTTCTCGATACCGCCCGTGATATCGCCCGCAAAATTGCCGCTAAGTCGCCGCGTATGGTGCAGCTTGCTAAAGAAGCCCTGAACGGTATTGAAGACGGCAATCTAGAAGACAAATACCGCTGGGAGCAAGGCTTCACCCAAGAGGCCTATGCCGATCCCGATTCGCAAGAAGCGAAAGATGCCTTTGTTGAAAAACGCGACGCTAAATTTTAA